The following proteins are co-located in the Leishmania donovani BPK282A1 complete genome, chromosome 26 genome:
- a CDS encoding protein disulfide isomerase, putative — protein MNRRLSVVLALALVVFVLAGSCSSEDPGAVMPGIVQMSKDNFDQLVGKDKAALVEFYAPWCGHCKSMAPEYAALGAAYEASTNAKDLLLIGKVDATEDSDLGKRFGVTGFPTILYFASGSLEPEKYKGGRTAEDFAKYLSSAVAGLRLTIPNEPQFAMELVHTNFDAVVKDPSKAVLVMFYAPWCGHCKALKPIYNKLAKVFSNDKDVVIARINADDAANRKIATEYAVSGFPTLYFFPKGADEKPVEYKNGRNLEDFLTFVNENAGKHRLANGDLSWEYGVIAELAEAVARVATSSGESSKAAVEAVKAVASTLTESEDAAYYIKAAERIAAKGPAYVESESARLKRTLGGPVAGDRRDNMVMRLNILTSIQKHMK, from the coding sequence ATGAATCGCCGGCTTAGTGTTGTGctggcgctcgcgctcgtgGTCTTCGTGCTCGCGGggtcgtgcagcagcgaagacCCGGGTGCTGTGATGCCGGGTATCGTGCAGATGAGTAAGGACAACTTCGACCAGCTCGTGGGCAAGGACAAGGCGGCATTGGTGGAGTTTTACGCGCCGTGGTGTGGCCACTGCAAGAGCATGGCCCCCGAGTACGCGGCTCTGGGCGCGGCCTACGAAGCGAGCACGAACGCTAAGGACCTGCTGTTAATTGGCAAGGTGGACGCCACAGAGGACAGCGACCTCGGCAAGCGCTTCGGCGTCACGGGGTTCCCGACAATTCTGTACTTCGCTTCTGGCTCATTGGAGCCGGAGAAGTACAAGGGCGGCCGCACGGCCGAGGACTTTGCCAAGTACCTCTCGAGTGCGGTGGCGGGCCTGAGGCTGACCATCCCGAATGAGCCACAGTTTGCGATGGAGCTGGTGCACACGAATTTTGATGCAGTCGTCAAGGACCCGTCGAAGGCGGTGCTCGTTATGTTCTACGCCCCGTGGTGCGGCCACTGCAAGGCGCTGAAGCCGATTTACAACAAGCTTGCCAAGGTGTTCTCAAACGATAAGGATGTTGTGATCGCCCGCATCAACGCTGACGATGCCGCCAACCGGAAAATTGCAACCGAGTACGCTGTTTCCGGCTTTCCGACGCTGTACTTCTTTCCCAAAGGCGCCGATGAGAAGCCGGTCGAGTACAAGAATGGCCGCAACCTGGAGGACTTCCTCACCTTCGTGAACGAGAACGCCGGCAAGCACCGCCTCGCTAACGGAGACCTCTCATGGGAGTACGGCGTCATCGCAGAGCTCGCGGAGGCGGTCGCGCGTGTGGCGACGAGCTCCGGCGAGAGCTCCAAGGCAGCAGTagaggcggtgaaggcggtCGCTTCCACGCTGACTGAGAGCGAGGACGCCGCGTACTACATCAAGGCAGCGGAACGCATTGCGGCGAAGGGCCCCGCGTACGTGGAGAGTGAATCGGCTCGCCTCAAGCGCACCCTCGGAGGCCCTGTGGCGGGCGATCGCCGTGATAACATGGTGATGCGCCTGAATATTCTGACCTCGATCCAGAAGCACATGAAGTAG